From the Primulina tabacum isolate GXHZ01 chromosome 15, ASM2559414v2, whole genome shotgun sequence genome, one window contains:
- the LOC142525999 gene encoding uncharacterized protein LOC142525999, whose product MSLQLVDRYVKYPRGVIEDVLMKVDKFIFPADFVVLDMEEDMEMTLILGKPFLALGKALIDVQEGKLRLRMGEGEITFDVFNALKHTLHTNDYFRVDSLDSLVCNFVQNALKDPLEATLTTELKEDELDEEKAEIVA is encoded by the coding sequence ATGTCATTGCAGCTAGTAGACAGATATGTCAAGTATCCACGAGGAGTAATAGAGGATGTATTGATGAAAGTGGACAAGTTCATTTTTCCTgcagattttgtggtgcttgacatggaggaagatATGGAGATGACTTTAATCCTAGGGAAACCGTTCCTTGCACTTGGCAAGGCCCTGATTGATGTacaagaagggaagttgagattaaGAATGGGAGAGGGAGAAATCACTTTTGATGTTTTCAAtgctcttaagcacacactgcacacTAATGATTATTTTAGAGTTGATTCTTTGGATTCGCTTGTGTGTAATTTTGTACAGAATGCTCTGAAGGATCCATTGGAGGCTACCCTCACTACTGAATTGAAGGAAGATGAATTGGATGAAGAAAAAGCTGAAATAGTGGCATAA